A stretch of the Mycolicibacterium celeriflavum genome encodes the following:
- a CDS encoding acetyl-CoA C-acetyltransferase produces the protein MASDTRRRVAILGGNRIPFARSDGAYASASNQDMFTAALGGLIDRFNLSGETLGAVIGGAVLKHSRDFNLIRECVLGSALSSYTPAFDIQQACGTGLQATVCAADGIAAGRYEVAAAGGVDTASDAPIALGDDLRRTLLGLRRAKSNLDRLKLVGKLPASLGIQIPVNSEPRTGMSMGEHAAVTAKEMGIKRTDQDELAAASHRNMSAAYDRGFFDDLVTPFLGVYRDNNLRADSSAEKLAKLKPVFGVRNGDATMTAGNSTPLTDGASVSLLATGEWAAAHGVEPLAYFVDAETAAVDYVNGKDGLLMAPTYAVPRLLARNGLSLQDFDFYEVHEAFASVVLAHLQAWESEEYCKERLGLDAALGSIDRSKLNVNGSSLAAGHPFAATGGRIVAQLAKQLAEKKKQTGQPVRGLISICAAGGQGVAAILEA, from the coding sequence ATGGCTAGTGATACCCGCCGACGCGTCGCCATTCTCGGCGGCAACAGAATTCCGTTCGCCCGCTCCGACGGCGCCTACGCCAGCGCGTCGAACCAGGACATGTTCACCGCCGCGCTGGGCGGCCTCATCGACCGCTTCAACCTGTCCGGCGAGACCCTCGGCGCCGTGATCGGCGGCGCGGTGCTCAAGCACAGCCGCGACTTCAACCTGATCCGCGAGTGCGTGCTGGGCAGCGCGTTGTCGTCCTATACGCCGGCCTTCGACATCCAGCAGGCGTGCGGGACCGGTCTCCAGGCGACCGTCTGCGCCGCCGACGGCATCGCCGCGGGCCGCTACGAGGTGGCGGCAGCAGGCGGTGTCGACACCGCCTCCGATGCGCCGATCGCACTCGGCGACGACCTTCGTCGCACGCTGCTGGGGCTGCGCCGGGCGAAGTCGAACCTGGACCGGCTGAAACTGGTCGGCAAACTGCCCGCGTCATTGGGCATCCAGATCCCGGTCAACAGCGAGCCGCGCACGGGGATGTCGATGGGCGAACACGCCGCCGTCACCGCTAAGGAGATGGGGATCAAGCGCACCGACCAGGACGAACTGGCCGCCGCCAGCCACCGGAACATGTCCGCCGCCTACGACCGCGGCTTCTTCGACGACCTGGTCACGCCGTTCCTCGGCGTGTACCGCGACAACAACCTGCGGGCGGACTCGTCGGCCGAGAAACTCGCCAAGCTCAAGCCGGTGTTCGGGGTCCGCAACGGTGACGCGACGATGACCGCAGGCAACTCCACCCCGCTGACCGACGGCGCCTCGGTGTCCCTGCTGGCCACCGGGGAGTGGGCTGCCGCCCACGGCGTCGAACCGCTCGCATACTTCGTCGACGCGGAGACCGCGGCGGTGGACTACGTCAACGGCAAGGACGGGCTGCTGATGGCGCCGACGTATGCGGTGCCGCGGCTGCTCGCCCGAAACGGGTTGAGCCTGCAGGACTTCGATTTCTATGAGGTGCACGAGGCGTTCGCGTCGGTGGTGCTCGCACATCTGCAGGCGTGGGAGTCCGAGGAGTACTGCAAGGAGCGGCTCGGCCTCGACGCCGCGCTCGGCTCGATCGACCGGTCGAAGCTCAACGTCAACGGGTCGTCACTGGCCGCGGGGCATCCGTTCGCCGCGACCGGCGGGCGCATCGTCGCGCAGTTGGCCAAGCAGCTCGCCGAGAAGAAGAAGCAGACCGGTCAACCGGTCCGCGGGCTGATCTCGATCTGCGCGGCCGGCGGGCAGGGCGTCGCAGCGATCCTCGAGGCGTAG
- a CDS encoding 3-oxoacyl-ACP reductase: protein MASDLYTQIVHSTPGSFLAKQLGIPQPETLRRYKPGDPPLAGTLLIGGEGRLVEPLRTALAEDYDVVSNNLGGRWADSFGGLVYDATGITEPAGLKGLYKFFTPLLRNLGPSGRIVVAGTTPEQAGNEHERIAQRALEGFTRSLGKELRRGATVNLVYLSADAKPAATGLESTMRFLLSGKSAYVDGQVFRIGADDSAPPADWDRPLDGKVAIVTGAARGIGATIADVFSRDGAKVVCIDMKGPEGASDSLGVTATKVGGTALALDVTAPDAVDRITEHLKENHGGRADILVNNAGITRDKLLANMDEARWDSVVAVNLVAPLALAEGLVGNGSIGEGGRIVGLSSMAGIAGNRGQTNYATTKAGMIGLTDSLAQAYADKGVTVNAVAPGFIETKMTEAIPLATREVGRRLNSLYQGGQPVDVAETIAYFASPASNAVSGNTVRVCGQAWLGA from the coding sequence ATGGCTTCCGATCTGTACACGCAAATCGTCCATTCGACGCCCGGATCGTTCCTCGCCAAGCAACTCGGCATCCCCCAGCCCGAGACGCTGCGCCGCTACAAGCCCGGCGATCCGCCGCTTGCGGGCACGCTGCTCATCGGCGGGGAGGGCCGCCTGGTCGAACCGCTGCGCACCGCGCTTGCCGAGGACTACGACGTCGTCTCCAACAACCTCGGTGGCCGCTGGGCGGACTCGTTCGGCGGGCTGGTGTACGACGCCACCGGCATCACCGAACCGGCCGGGCTCAAGGGCCTGTACAAGTTCTTCACCCCGCTGCTCCGCAATCTCGGGCCGTCCGGCCGCATCGTCGTCGCCGGCACCACCCCCGAGCAGGCGGGCAACGAACACGAGCGCATCGCACAGCGCGCGCTCGAGGGCTTCACCCGGTCGCTGGGCAAGGAGTTGCGCCGCGGCGCGACGGTGAACCTGGTGTACCTGTCCGCCGATGCCAAACCCGCGGCGACGGGCCTGGAGTCGACGATGCGCTTCCTGCTGTCGGGCAAGTCGGCCTACGTTGACGGGCAGGTGTTCCGGATCGGTGCGGACGACTCGGCGCCGCCGGCGGACTGGGACCGGCCGCTGGACGGCAAGGTCGCGATCGTGACCGGCGCCGCCCGGGGGATCGGCGCGACGATCGCCGACGTGTTCTCCCGCGACGGCGCCAAGGTGGTGTGCATCGATATGAAAGGCCCAGAGGGTGCTTCCGACAGCCTCGGCGTGACGGCCACCAAGGTCGGCGGCACCGCGCTCGCGCTCGATGTGACGGCCCCCGACGCGGTCGACCGCATCACCGAACACCTGAAGGAGAACCACGGCGGACGCGCCGACATCCTGGTCAACAACGCCGGTATCACCCGCGACAAGCTGCTCGCGAACATGGACGAGGCGCGCTGGGACTCCGTCGTCGCGGTGAATCTCGTTGCGCCGCTTGCCCTCGCCGAAGGGCTGGTCGGCAACGGCTCGATCGGTGAGGGCGGCCGGATCGTCGGGCTGTCGTCCATGGCGGGGATCGCGGGCAACCGCGGGCAGACCAACTACGCGACCACCAAGGCCGGCATGATCGGATTGACCGACAGCCTGGCGCAGGCCTACGCGGACAAGGGCGTCACGGTCAACGCGGTGGCCCCCGGATTCATCGAAACCAAGATGACCGAGGCGATCCCACTGGCCACCCGCGAAGTCGGGCGACGACTGAACTCGCTGTATCAGGGCGGCCAACCGGTCGACGTCGCCGAGACCATCGCCTACTTCGCAAGTCCCGCGTCCAACGCCGTCTCCGGCAACACGGTGCGGGTGTGCGGCCAGGCATGGCTGGGAGCCTGA
- a CDS encoding MaoC/PaaZ C-terminal domain-containing protein, translating into MNLVRAAAGALPFVPRGDTLPDRTLRVDDLSIDPENVAAYAEVTGLQFGDTVPLTYPFALTFPTLMSLVTGFDFPFAAMGSVHIENHITQYRPIAVTDTVSVTVHAENLREHRRGLLVDLVTEVNVGNEQAWHQVTTFLHQQRTSLSDEPKPPPQKPPKLGPPNAVLRITPGQIRHYASVGGDHNPIHTNPVAAKLFGFPTVIAHGMFSAAAVLANIEGQLPGAVKYSVKFAKPVVLPASAGLYVDRVSDGWDLTLRDMKKRDPHLFGTVRSL; encoded by the coding sequence ATGAACCTGGTGCGCGCCGCGGCGGGCGCGCTGCCCTTCGTGCCGCGCGGCGACACGCTGCCCGACCGCACGCTGCGCGTCGACGACCTGAGCATCGACCCCGAGAACGTGGCGGCATACGCGGAGGTGACCGGTCTGCAGTTCGGCGACACCGTTCCGCTGACGTATCCGTTCGCGCTGACGTTTCCGACGCTGATGTCGTTGGTCACCGGCTTCGACTTTCCGTTCGCCGCAATGGGATCGGTGCACATCGAGAACCACATCACGCAGTACCGCCCGATCGCGGTAACCGACACCGTGTCGGTGACGGTGCACGCGGAGAACCTGCGCGAGCACCGGCGCGGCCTGCTGGTCGATCTCGTGACCGAGGTCAACGTCGGCAACGAGCAGGCTTGGCACCAGGTGACGACGTTCCTGCACCAGCAGCGCACGAGCTTGTCCGACGAGCCGAAGCCCCCACCGCAGAAGCCACCCAAGCTGGGCCCGCCGAACGCGGTGCTACGCATCACGCCCGGCCAGATTCGGCACTACGCCTCGGTGGGCGGCGACCACAACCCGATCCACACCAATCCCGTCGCGGCCAAGCTGTTCGGCTTTCCGACGGTGATCGCGCACGGGATGTTCAGCGCCGCAGCGGTTCTCGCCAACATCGAAGGGCAGCTGCCGGGCGCGGTGAAGTACTCGGTGAAGTTCGCCAAGCCGGTGGTGCTGCCCGCCAGCGCCGGACTCTACGTCGACCGCGTCTCCGACGGCTGGGATCTGACGCTGCGCGACATGAAGAAGCGCGACCCGCACCTGTTCGGCACGGTCCGGTCGCTGTAA
- a CDS encoding TetR/AcrR family transcriptional regulator gives MAGGTKRLPRAVREQQMLDAAVQIFSVNGYHETSMDAIAAEAQISKPMLYLYYGSKEELFAACLDRELARFVDDVRSRIDFKQSPKDLLRTAVLAFLNYIDANRASWMVLYSQATSSQAFAHTVREGRERIIDLVSRLLRAGTRHPEPDTDFDMMAVALVGAGEAVASRVSTGDAGVDEAAELMINLFWRGLKGAPSEHTVETAGRSPN, from the coding sequence ATGGCCGGTGGGACCAAGCGGTTACCGCGCGCCGTGCGCGAGCAGCAGATGCTTGACGCCGCGGTGCAGATCTTCTCGGTCAACGGGTATCACGAGACGTCGATGGACGCGATCGCCGCCGAAGCACAGATCTCCAAGCCGATGCTGTACTTGTATTACGGCTCCAAGGAGGAGTTGTTCGCGGCATGCCTGGATCGTGAGCTGGCCCGGTTCGTCGACGACGTGCGCAGCCGGATCGACTTCAAGCAGAGCCCGAAAGACCTTCTGCGCACCGCGGTTCTGGCGTTCCTGAACTACATCGACGCCAACCGGGCGTCGTGGATGGTGCTCTATAGTCAGGCCACCAGTTCTCAGGCGTTCGCCCACACAGTGCGTGAGGGCCGCGAACGCATCATCGATCTGGTGAGCAGGTTGCTGCGGGCGGGTACGCGACACCCCGAGCCCGACACGGACTTCGACATGATGGCCGTCGCGCTGGTCGGTGCGGGCGAGGCGGTGGCCAGCCGGGTCAGCACGGGCGACGCCGGCGTCGACGAGGCCGCCGAGCTGATGATCAACCTGTTCTGGCGTGGCCTGAAAGGCGCCCCGTCCGAGCATACCGTCGAGACTGCGGGCAGATCGCCGAACTAG
- a CDS encoding glycoside hydrolase family 3 N-terminal domain-containing protein, producing the protein MALTSRKTSRIRTLCALVALTGLVVACSPGEQPADPSAISEAPLTKAASAVPNAPARLPDAPAAPACGAGEQLLSAMSTRDKLAQLLMVGVTGAADARAVVDSHHVGGIMIGSWTDLSMLSDGSLADIAGAANPLPLAVSVDEEGGRVSRLAPLIGSQPSPRVLAQTNTPEQVYDIAFKRGQQMRGMGITIDFAPVVDVTGAPDATVIGDRSFGSDPTVVTDFAGAYARGLRDAGVLPVLKHFPGHGSGSGDSHTGSVSTPDLAELQKTDLVPYRTLTTQAPVGVMVGHMQVPGLTGSDPASLSPAAYALLRSGNYGGPPFNGPVFTDDLSSMQAISDRFGVAEAALRALQAGADNALWVTTGEVPAVLDRLEKAVAAGELSISSVDASVLRLAAMKGPNPRC; encoded by the coding sequence ATGGCCTTGACATCGAGGAAGACATCGCGGATCAGGACGCTCTGCGCACTGGTGGCACTGACCGGGCTCGTGGTGGCCTGTTCGCCCGGCGAGCAACCCGCCGACCCGTCCGCCATCTCCGAGGCGCCACTGACGAAGGCGGCCAGTGCCGTGCCGAACGCCCCGGCTCGGCTGCCCGACGCGCCGGCGGCACCCGCGTGCGGAGCCGGCGAGCAGTTGCTCTCGGCGATGTCGACCCGCGACAAGCTCGCGCAATTGCTGATGGTCGGTGTCACCGGCGCGGCCGACGCCCGCGCGGTCGTCGACAGCCACCATGTCGGCGGCATCATGATCGGCAGCTGGACGGACCTGTCGATGCTCTCCGACGGATCGTTGGCCGACATCGCAGGTGCGGCGAACCCGCTGCCGCTGGCGGTCAGCGTCGACGAGGAGGGCGGCCGGGTGTCGCGGCTGGCCCCGCTGATCGGTTCCCAGCCGTCCCCGCGGGTGCTGGCGCAGACCAACACCCCCGAGCAGGTGTACGACATCGCGTTCAAGCGTGGGCAGCAGATGCGCGGGATGGGTATCACCATCGACTTCGCCCCCGTGGTCGACGTCACCGGCGCCCCCGACGCCACGGTGATCGGCGACCGGTCGTTCGGTTCGGACCCGACCGTCGTCACCGATTTCGCCGGCGCCTACGCTCGCGGGCTGCGCGATGCGGGGGTGCTCCCGGTGCTCAAGCACTTCCCGGGCCACGGCTCGGGCTCTGGCGACTCGCACACCGGCAGCGTCTCCACGCCGGATCTCGCCGAGCTGCAGAAGACCGACCTGGTGCCGTATCGGACGCTGACCACGCAGGCACCCGTCGGCGTGATGGTCGGGCACATGCAGGTGCCCGGGCTGACCGGAAGCGACCCGGCGAGCCTGAGCCCGGCGGCGTACGCGCTGCTGCGGTCCGGCAATTACGGCGGCCCGCCGTTCAACGGTCCGGTGTTCACCGACGACCTGTCATCCATGCAGGCCATCTCCGACCGATTCGGGGTGGCCGAGGCTGCCCTGCGCGCCCTGCAGGCCGGCGCCGACAACGCGTTGTGGGTCACGACCGGTGAGGTGCCCGCAGTGCTCGACCGGCTGGAGAAGGCCGTGGCGGCCGGCGAGCTGTCGATATCCAGCGTCGACGCATCGGTGCTGCGGTTGGCTGCCATGAAGGGGCCCAACCCGCGCTGTTGA
- a CDS encoding DUF2613 domain-containing protein — protein MDRFLVPAAASIVVGLLLGAAAVFGVTLMVQQDNRPPLQAGDPASSVLNRVEYGDRS, from the coding sequence ATGGATCGGTTCCTCGTGCCCGCCGCCGCCAGCATCGTGGTCGGCCTGCTGCTGGGCGCGGCAGCCGTATTCGGCGTGACGCTGATGGTGCAGCAGGACAACAGGCCTCCTCTGCAAGCGGGCGATCCGGCGTCCTCGGTGCTCAACAGGGTCGAGTACGGCGACCGCAGCTGA
- a CDS encoding DUF3367 domain-containing protein, which produces MWVAAAAALVLTFAQSPGQISPDTKLDLTANPLRFLTRAFNLWNSELPFGQAQNQAYGYLFPHGAFFLIGDVVGLPGWVTQRLWWALLLVVGFWGVLRVAEALNIGSPTSRVIAAVAYALSPRVLTTLGAISSETLPMMLAPWVLLPMILALRGDPRVRVLAARSAVAIALMGAVNAVATLTGCLCAVIWLACHRPTRLWWRFAAWWAAGIALAVLWWVVALVLLGRVSPPFLDFIESSGVTTRWMSLTEMLRGTDAWTPFVAPNATAGASLVTGSVAVLATTLVAAAGLAGLAMRTMPARGRLITILLTGVTLLAIGYSGGLGSPVALEVQAFLDASGTPLRNLHKLEPLLRLPLALGLAHLLGRIPLPGSAPRLEWTSALAHPERDKRVAVGIVVLVALAAGTSLAWTGRLTPPGAFDAIPQYWHDTADWLDEHNTDGRVLVAPGAPFATQVWGNSHDEPLQVLGDSPWGVRDSIPLTPPQTIRALDSVQRLFATGRPSAGLADTLARQGISYVVVRNDLDPESSRSARPLLVHRAIDGSPGLEKVAQFGDPVGAGTLAGFVADSGLRPRYPAVEIYRVHAETPVTPYLVDTERMARVDGAPEALLRLDERRRLLGQPPLGPMLLTQDARAAGLSTPVVTVTDTPLARETDYGRVDDHSSAIRTPDDARHTHNRVIDYPSPGADLVYGQWSGGRVTVSSSAADSTALPNVAPAAGAAAAIDADPSTSWVSNALQSAIGQWLQVDFEHPVTNATITVTPSATAVGAQIRRIEISTVNGTSTLRFDEAGKPLTTALPYGESPWVRITAVATDDGSPGVQFGLTDIAVTQYDANGFAHPVSLRHTVAVPGPPPDSTVAQWDLGSELLGRSGCAESPTGIRCAAAMALSPEEPVNLSRTLTVPTPIAVTPKVWVRARQGPKLADLVAAPGAARALGDADPIDILGSAYAAADGDPGTAWTAPQRVVQHQTPPTLTLKLPRRSEVAGLQVTPSSSELPAHPTLLAIDLGDGPQIRRVAGDAGAQALNLEPRVTDTVTVSILVWDDVIDRTALGFDQLKPPGLAEVTALDIRGAPIAAADAARNRDRTIELPCGRGPVIGVAGQFIQTSLTTTVGALLDGAPVEAQPCRREPILLPSGQQELVISPGAAFIVDGAQLSGPLAREIRPAPTTPARTGAWGADRREVSVAPSPASRVLVVPESINPGWVAHDSDGTALTPITVNGWQQGWVLPPGTSGPVTLTFPSNGPYRVGLIGGLALLPILALLAFLPVRRRQPPLDAVPVWRPHAIALAAALAVGAAISGLAGVVVVGVALGVRRLLRDREKLCEATTVGISAGGLILAGAVLSQNPWRSVDGYVGHSWGVQLLALVSVAAVAASTVPVSADKRVS; this is translated from the coding sequence CTGTGGGTGGCCGCTGCCGCGGCGCTGGTCCTGACTTTCGCCCAGTCACCCGGCCAGATTTCGCCCGACACCAAGCTCGACCTGACCGCGAATCCTCTGCGGTTTCTCACCCGCGCGTTCAACCTCTGGAACAGCGAGCTGCCGTTCGGGCAGGCCCAGAACCAGGCGTACGGCTATCTGTTTCCGCACGGCGCGTTCTTTCTGATCGGTGACGTCGTCGGGCTGCCCGGATGGGTGACTCAGCGGTTGTGGTGGGCGCTGCTGCTGGTCGTCGGGTTCTGGGGCGTGCTGCGGGTGGCCGAAGCTTTGAACATCGGCAGTCCGACGTCACGGGTGATCGCTGCGGTTGCCTATGCGCTGTCACCGCGGGTGCTGACCACGCTCGGAGCGATCTCCTCGGAGACGCTGCCGATGATGCTGGCGCCGTGGGTGCTGCTCCCGATGATCCTCGCGCTGCGCGGCGATCCGAGGGTGCGGGTGCTGGCCGCGAGGTCGGCGGTGGCGATCGCGTTGATGGGTGCGGTCAACGCGGTGGCCACACTCACCGGCTGCCTGTGCGCGGTCATCTGGTTGGCATGTCACCGCCCCACCCGACTGTGGTGGCGGTTCGCCGCATGGTGGGCGGCGGGTATCGCGCTGGCGGTGCTGTGGTGGGTGGTCGCGCTGGTGCTGTTGGGCCGGGTCAGTCCGCCGTTCCTCGACTTCATCGAATCCTCCGGCGTCACTACGCGGTGGATGTCGCTAACGGAGATGCTGCGCGGCACCGACGCGTGGACGCCGTTCGTCGCACCGAACGCGACGGCTGGCGCGTCGCTGGTTACCGGTTCGGTCGCGGTGTTGGCCACCACCCTGGTCGCGGCCGCCGGGCTCGCCGGGTTGGCGATGCGCACGATGCCGGCCCGCGGTCGGCTGATCACCATCCTGCTGACCGGTGTCACGCTGCTGGCGATCGGCTATTCCGGCGGACTGGGATCGCCGGTGGCACTGGAGGTTCAGGCGTTCCTGGACGCGTCCGGAACGCCGTTGCGCAATCTGCACAAGCTCGAACCGCTGCTGCGCCTGCCGCTGGCGTTGGGGTTGGCGCACCTGCTCGGCCGGATCCCGCTGCCGGGCAGTGCGCCGCGCTTGGAGTGGACGAGCGCGCTGGCCCACCCCGAACGCGACAAGCGGGTCGCCGTCGGGATCGTGGTGCTGGTCGCGCTGGCCGCCGGAACCTCGCTCGCGTGGACCGGACGGCTCACTCCGCCGGGCGCTTTCGACGCCATCCCGCAGTACTGGCACGACACCGCCGACTGGCTCGACGAACACAACACCGACGGCCGCGTCCTCGTTGCGCCCGGCGCGCCGTTCGCCACCCAGGTGTGGGGCAACAGCCACGACGAACCACTCCAGGTGCTCGGCGACAGCCCGTGGGGCGTGCGCGACTCGATTCCGCTGACGCCGCCGCAGACCATCCGCGCGCTGGACTCCGTGCAGCGGCTTTTCGCGACGGGCCGCCCGTCCGCGGGACTGGCCGATACCCTTGCCCGACAGGGCATTTCGTATGTGGTCGTGCGCAACGACCTCGACCCGGAGTCGTCGCGCTCGGCGCGGCCGCTGCTGGTGCACCGGGCCATCGACGGCTCGCCCGGCCTGGAGAAGGTCGCCCAGTTCGGCGATCCGGTGGGGGCCGGCACCCTGGCCGGTTTCGTCGCCGACAGCGGCCTGCGCCCCCGCTACCCCGCCGTCGAGATCTACCGCGTGCACGCCGAAACGCCGGTGACGCCGTACCTTGTCGACACCGAGAGGATGGCGCGCGTCGACGGTGCGCCCGAAGCCCTGCTCCGACTCGACGAACGCCGACGACTGCTCGGTCAGCCGCCGCTGGGCCCCATGCTGCTCACACAGGACGCCCGCGCGGCCGGCCTGTCCACTCCGGTCGTCACCGTCACCGACACCCCGCTCGCGCGGGAAACGGACTATGGCCGCGTCGACGACCACTCGTCGGCGATCCGCACGCCCGACGATGCCCGGCACACCCACAACAGGGTCATCGACTACCCTTCTCCCGGAGCCGATCTCGTCTACGGGCAGTGGAGCGGCGGCCGGGTCACGGTGTCGAGTTCGGCGGCCGATTCCACCGCGCTGCCCAACGTCGCACCCGCCGCGGGTGCGGCCGCGGCGATCGACGCCGACCCGTCAACGAGTTGGGTGTCCAACGCGCTGCAGTCGGCGATCGGGCAGTGGCTACAGGTCGACTTCGAACATCCGGTGACCAACGCGACGATCACCGTCACGCCCAGCGCCACGGCGGTCGGCGCGCAGATCCGCCGCATCGAGATCTCGACCGTCAACGGAACCAGCACCCTGCGTTTCGACGAGGCCGGTAAACCGTTGACCACGGCGCTGCCCTACGGGGAGTCGCCGTGGGTGCGGATCACCGCGGTCGCCACCGACGACGGGTCGCCCGGCGTGCAATTCGGCCTCACCGACATCGCCGTCACCCAGTACGACGCGAACGGCTTCGCCCATCCCGTCAGCCTGCGCCACACCGTCGCGGTGCCCGGACCTCCGCCGGATTCCACTGTGGCGCAATGGGACCTGGGCTCGGAGTTGCTCGGCCGATCGGGCTGTGCGGAAAGCCCGACGGGTATCAGGTGCGCCGCCGCGATGGCGCTGTCGCCCGAGGAGCCGGTGAACCTCAGCAGGACTCTGACGGTGCCGACGCCGATCGCGGTGACCCCGAAGGTGTGGGTGCGGGCCCGCCAGGGGCCCAAGCTGGCGGACCTGGTCGCAGCGCCGGGCGCCGCCCGCGCATTGGGCGACGCCGATCCGATCGACATACTGGGCTCGGCCTACGCGGCGGCCGACGGCGACCCCGGCACCGCGTGGACCGCCCCGCAACGCGTCGTGCAGCACCAGACGCCACCGACGCTGACGCTCAAACTGCCCCGGCGCAGCGAGGTCGCCGGGCTGCAGGTGACACCCAGTTCCTCTGAGCTGCCCGCACATCCGACGCTGCTGGCCATCGACCTCGGTGACGGGCCGCAGATCCGGCGGGTGGCCGGGGACGCGGGCGCGCAGGCCCTGAACCTCGAGCCGCGGGTCACCGACACCGTCACGGTGTCCATCCTCGTGTGGGACGATGTCATCGACCGCACGGCGCTCGGCTTCGACCAACTCAAGCCGCCGGGGCTGGCCGAGGTGACAGCGCTGGACATCCGGGGCGCGCCGATCGCGGCCGCCGATGCGGCGCGAAATCGGGACCGCACAATCGAACTGCCCTGCGGGCGTGGGCCGGTCATCGGTGTCGCCGGCCAGTTCATTCAGACCTCGCTCACCACGACCGTCGGCGCCCTGCTCGACGGCGCGCCCGTCGAGGCGCAACCGTGCCGACGCGAACCGATTCTGCTGCCCTCTGGTCAGCAGGAGCTGGTGATCAGCCCGGGTGCCGCGTTCATCGTCGACGGTGCGCAACTGTCCGGACCGCTGGCCCGCGAGATACGCCCGGCGCCAACGACACCCGCTCGGACCGGTGCATGGGGCGCGGACCGGCGGGAGGTGAGCGTCGCGCCGTCTCCGGCGTCGCGGGTGCTCGTCGTGCCCGAAAGCATCAACCCCGGGTGGGTCGCACACGACAGCGACGGGACCGCACTGACGCCGATCACCGTGAACGGCTGGCAGCAGGGTTGGGTGCTGCCCCCGGGAACGTCGGGGCCGGTCACGCTGACCTTCCCGTCGAACGGGCCCTACCGCGTCGGCCTGATCGGCGGGTTGGCGCTGCTGCCGATACTCGCGCTGCTGGCGTTCCTCCCGGTGCGCAGACGCCAGCCACCCCTTGACGCCGTGCCGGTGTGGCGGCCGCACGCGATCGCGTTGGCCGCCGCGCTTGCTGTCGGAGCGGCGATCTCCGGGCTGGCGGGTGTCGTGGTGGTCGGCGTCGCGTTGGGCGTTCGCCGCCTACTTCGCGACCGCGAAAAGCTTTGCGAAGCAACTACTGTCGGCATATCGGCCGGTGGACTGATTCTGGCCGGCGCGGTACTGAGCCAGAACCCGTGGCGATCGGTCGACGGCTACGTCGGACATTCGTGGGGGGTGCAGCTGCTGGCGTTGGTGTCGGTCGCCGCCGTCGCCGCCTCGACCGTGCCGGTGAGCGCGGACAAGCGGGTCAGTTGA